The following proteins come from a genomic window of Miscanthus floridulus cultivar M001 chromosome 2, ASM1932011v1, whole genome shotgun sequence:
- the LOC136517083 gene encoding protein PELPK1-like — protein MPSAASFLATVVACALLLGSNTCHAARHLADTTAVAAAPAAAAVPGLPAVPTLPTVQPLPAVPQAVLPPMPAVPKVTVPQVALPPMPAVPSVPKLTLPPIPAVSSVPKLTLPPMPAVVVPKVASPPMPSVPAVNVPTAIAAPPPSA, from the coding sequence ATGCCTTCCGCTGCGAGCTTCCTGGCCACGGTCGTGGCGTGCGCACTCCTCCTGGGCAGCAACACCTGCCACGCGGCGCGCCACTTGGCCGACACGACCGCGGTGGCCGCGGCCCCTGCTGCTGCCGCCGTCCCTGGCCTCCCCGCCGTGCCGACCTTGCCAACGGTGCAGCCACTGCCCGCCGTGCCACAGGCGGTGCTGCCGCCCATGCCGGCAGTTCCCAAGGTGACCGTGCCGCAGGTGGCGCTGCCGCCAATGCCCGCCGTCCCGTCCGTGCCCAAGCTGACCCTGCCGCCAATCCCCGCCGTCTCCTCCGTGCCCAAGCTGACCCTGCCACCGATGCCCGCCGTCGTCGTCCCCAAGGTGGCCTCGCCGCCGATGCCGTCGGTCCCGGCCGTGAACGTGCCCACGGCGATCGCGGCGCCGCCTCCATCGGCGTAG